The genomic region ACACCAAGGTGATCGCGGCGCAATTAAAAGGCCGTCGCATCGGCCGCGAGACCGAGCCGAAGATCGAGGCAACGCTGATCAAGCGCCTCGACGGCTCGCGCTGGCAGGCGTTGGTGAAGCCTGCCAAGAAACTCATCGCCGGCGACCGCATCCGCTTCGGCAATGAGGGCAAGGTCTGCCTGCTCGGCCATCTCGACGCCGAGGTCGAGGCGAAGGGCGGGGAAGGCGAGGTGACGCTGTCATTTTCGTTTCACGGCCCGACGCTGGATCAAGCCATCGCCGATCTCGGCAGCCCGCCGCTGCCGCCCTACATCGCCTCGAAACGCACGCCTGATGATCAGGATCTCGCCGACTACCAGACCATGTTCGCTGTGAACGAAGGCGCCGTTGCCGCGCCGACAGCAGGCCTGCATTTCACCCCGGCGCTGGAGCAGGCGATGCACGCGCGCGGCGTCGGCATCAATCGCGTCACGCTGCATGTCGGGGCAGGGACCTTCCTGCCGGTGAAGGTGGACGACACCGAAGGCCACAAGATGCATGCCGAGTGGGGTACGCTGTCGTCCGAGACGGCGGAGCGGCTCAACACGGCGCGCAAGAACGGCGGCCGTATCATCGCGGTTGGCACCACGTCGTTGCGCCTGATCGAAAGCGCAGCCAGCGAGGACGGCACCATTGAGCCGTTCGCCGCCGAGACGTCGATCTTCATCACCCCCGGCTATCGCTTCCGCGCCGTTGATATTCTGCTGACCAATTTCCATTTGCCGAAGTCGACACTGTTCATGCTGGTGTCGGCGTTCTCCGGGCTGGAGGCGATGCAGCAAGCCTATGCACACGCGATCGCAACCGGCTATCGGTTCTATTCGTACGGGGATGCCTGTTTGCTGTTTCCGGCGCGGGAGTGACGCCGGCGGCGTTCTCGTGCTATACTGCTCATACGTTTTGCATGGATCGAGTGGCCGATGAACATCCGTTCCGCGAAAGTCGATGAGCTTGCCCAGCGCCTCGCCCGCCTGACGGGGAAGATATCGAGACGGCGCTCGAACGCGCCATCGAGGAGCGCTTGTCTCGCGTGGCATCGCCGGCGGTCGATAGGAGGGCCGCCCTGACGTCGTTCTTCGAGCGAACCGCTGGCTTGCCCGTTCTCGATTCTCGGCCTGCAGACGAAATCCTCGGCTATGACCGTTTCGGGCTGCCGTCCTGATGGTGCTGGATACGTCTGCGATCGTCGCGACCGTCACCAACGAGCCAGATGGGCAGCGCTATCGGAAAGCCATGCTGGATGCTGCCAGCCTGTCGATGTCAGCAGTAGCAATCCTGGAAACCAAGATCGTTCTCTCTGCTCGCTTCGGAGCATCGGCCGTGAAGTTCTTCGACGAATTGCTGGAGACTGCCGGGATTGTCGTAGTGCCGTTCGACGCAGACATGGCGAAAGGCGCGTTCGAGGCATTTCAACGCTTCGGCACGGGCGGGGGACATCCGGCGCAGCTCAACATCGTCGATTGTGCGGTCTACGCTTTGGCGAAAGCGCGTTCGCAACCGCTGCTCTTCAAGGGAGCCGACTTTGCTAAGACAGACATTCTCCCCGCGTTGACCTGACCGCGCTGTTTGCCATTGTAGGGTGGGCAAAGCGAAGCGTGCCGACCAACTTTCTTGATGCGAAGTGGTGGGCACGGCGCTTGCGCGCCTTTGCCCACCTTACGCATCTTCCGTTACGCCATCACCCGCTGTGGCAGGAGCTCCGCGATCTGCACCGCGTTGAGCGCAGCGCCCTTGAGCAGCTGGTCCGCCGCCACGAACATCGAGATCGAATGCCCGGAGGGGTCGCTGAAGTCCTTGCGGATGCGGCCGACCAGGACGTCGTCCTGGCCCGAGGCGTCGATCGGCATCGGGAAGTAGTTCCTGGCACGGTCGTCGACGACCTTGACGCCGCGCGCTCGTGCCATGATGGCGCGGACCTGGTCCTCGCTGATCGGCTTCTCGCATTCGAAGGTGATGGCCTCGCAATGAGCCCGCAGCACCGGCACACGCACGCAGGTGACGCCGATCGCGATCTTGTCGTCCTCAAAGATCTTGCGGGTTTCGTTGATGACCTTGGTCTCTTCGTCGTTGTAGCCGGTGTCAGGGTCGATCGCCGTGTTGTGGTTGAAGAGGTTGAACGCGTAGGGATGCGGCATCACCTTCGGCGTATAAACCTGCCCGTTGAGGTTGGCGCGGGTGGAC from Bradyrhizobium lupini harbors:
- a CDS encoding type II toxin-antitoxin system VapC family toxin; the encoded protein is MVLDTSAIVATVTNEPDGQRYRKAMLDAASLSMSAVAILETKIVLSARFGASAVKFFDELLETAGIVVVPFDADMAKGAFEAFQRFGTGGGHPAQLNIVDCAVYALAKARSQPLLFKGADFAKTDILPALT